The sequence GTTCGCATACGCGAGATAGACCTGATTCTCGTACGCCCGTGCCGGCACCAGAGTGCGCGTGACGACCTCGTACGGGGTCATCAACGCGGTCGGGACCGCCACCAGATCGGCACCCGCCAAGGCCAGCATGCGTACGGTCTCCGGGAACTCGACGTCGTAACAGATGAGCACGCCGACGCGTACGCCATCGAGGTCGGCGAGCGCGTCCAGCGAAGTGCCCGGCTGGTACACCCGATCGACCTCACCGTAGAGATGAGTCTTGTGGTGACGGGTCAGGACGCTGCCGTCGCGGTCGACCAGGGTCGCGCTGTTGAAGACCACGTCGCCGGCACGCTCCGGGTGACCGTAGAGGATCGCCAGCCCCGTCTCGGCAGCGATCGCAGCCACCGCCTGGTCCCACGCCCCGCCGAGCGGTTGAGCCAGTTCCGCGATGTCCGGCACCGCGTACCCGCTGGTGAAGGCCTCCGGCGTGATCAGCAGTCGCGCACCCTCCGCCGAGGCCTCGAGCGCACGCTCGCGGAGTCGGCCGAGGTCAGCCGATCCGGTCTGCCACAGTGCGATCTTCATCGGCCGTCCTCAGTGGTTGAGTGCCATCAGCGAGACCAGCTCGTACGCCACGTGCGAGGCCGCGATCGCGGTGATGTCGGCGTGGTCGTACGCCGGGGCGACCTCGACGACGTCCGCGCCGACGATGTTCGAGCCCCGGAGGCCGCGGAGGATCGCGAGCAACTCGCGGCTGGTGAGACCGCCCGCCTCAGGCGTACCCGTGCCGGGTGCGTGCGCCGGGTCGAGGCAGTCGATGTCGATGGAGATGTAGAGCGGCCTGTCGCCGATACGCTCACGCATCGCCTCGACGACCGCCCCGACCCCCTGGTTCATCACGTCCATCGAGGTGGTGATGCCGAAGCCCATCCGGGCGTCGTCGCTGAGGTCGTCCTTGGAGTAGAGCGGGCCGCGGATGCCGCAGTGGCTGATCGCCTCGGTGTCGAGCAGGCCCTCCTCGACCGCGCGCCGGAACGGAGTGCCGTGGGTGTAGTCGGCTCCGAAGTAGGTGTTCCAGGTGTCGAGGTGGGCATCGAAGTGCAATAGTGCGACCGGACCGTGCTTGCGGTGCATCTCGCGCAGCAGCGGCAGCGCGATGGTGTGGTCTCCTCCGATCGTGACCGGTCGAGTGCCCGCGTCGAGCAGCGTCGAGACGCCTTCCTGGATCGAGTCGAGCGCCTCGGGGATGTTGAACGGGTTGCAGGCGATGTCACCGGCGTCCGCCACCTGCATCGTCGCGAAGGGTGAGACGTCGAGACCGGGGTGGTACGGCCGCAGCAGTCGACTGGCTTCGCGGATCTGGGCCGGCGCGAACCGGGCGCCGGGGCGGTAGGAGACGCCGCTGTCGAACGGCACCCCCATCACAGCGACGTCGGCATGTTGCACGTCCTCCAGGCGCGGCAGCCGGGCGAACGTGGCGATGCCCGCAAAACGCGGGACGCGGGAGGAGTCGACGGGTCCGATCGGTTCGGTCATCTTCGGGCTCCTGCTCAGTAGATCGGGTGGTCCAGCGAGAGCGCGGGCGTGAACACCCACAGCACCTCGGTGGCCTCGGACGGGGCGATGCTCCGGAACGCGTGCGGTGCCTGCGGGAAGGTCATCGCATCCCCGGGACCCAGGACGGTCTCCTCGTCGTTGAGGTGAACGGCGAGCCGGCCGGAGAGTACGTACACGAACTCGACCTCGGCCGGGATGCTGTAGAGCTCGGGGCCGCTGCCGCCGCCAGGCTCGATCCGGCTCAGGATCGCCTGCAGCCGCCGCTCACCGGACGGGGTGAGCAGGAACTCGGTCATGTCGATGCCACCGAGGTTGATCGGGGGGTACTCGTCGCGGCGCACGACGGAGCCCTGGGGCACCTCGAACAACTCCCCGATCGAGATCTGCAGGGTGTCGCACAGCCGCATCAGGCAGGCGACAGACGCGGTGGCTTGATCGCGTTCCAACTTCGACAGGAAGCCCTTGGTGATGCCCGCGGCCTCAGCGACCTCGGCGAGCGTCAGCCGCCGCGAATGCCGGGCCGATCGGAGTTGGTCGCCCACACCATTGGACGATTCGACCGCAGCGCTCATGCCCATCCTCTCGCGGGCGACATCGAGGT comes from Nocardioides baekrokdamisoli and encodes:
- the speB gene encoding agmatinase, with amino-acid sequence MTEPIGPVDSSRVPRFAGIATFARLPRLEDVQHADVAVMGVPFDSGVSYRPGARFAPAQIREASRLLRPYHPGLDVSPFATMQVADAGDIACNPFNIPEALDSIQEGVSTLLDAGTRPVTIGGDHTIALPLLREMHRKHGPVALLHFDAHLDTWNTYFGADYTHGTPFRRAVEEGLLDTEAISHCGIRGPLYSKDDLSDDARMGFGITTSMDVMNQGVGAVVEAMRERIGDRPLYISIDIDCLDPAHAPGTGTPEAGGLTSRELLAILRGLRGSNIVGADVVEVAPAYDHADITAIAASHVAYELVSLMALNH
- a CDS encoding helix-turn-helix domain-containing protein, yielding MSAAVESSNGVGDQLRSARHSRRLTLAEVAEAAGITKGFLSKLERDQATASVACLMRLCDTLQISIGELFEVPQGSVVRRDEYPPINLGGIDMTEFLLTPSGERRLQAILSRIEPGGGSGPELYSIPAEVEFVYVLSGRLAVHLNDEETVLGPGDAMTFPQAPHAFRSIAPSEATEVLWVFTPALSLDHPIY
- a CDS encoding carbon-nitrogen hydrolase family protein, producing the protein MKIALWQTGSADLGRLRERALEASAEGARLLITPEAFTSGYAVPDIAELAQPLGGAWDQAVAAIAAETGLAILYGHPERAGDVVFNSATLVDRDGSVLTRHHKTHLYGEVDRVYQPGTSLDALADLDGVRVGVLICYDVEFPETVRMLALAGADLVAVPTALMTPYEVVTRTLVPARAYENQVYLAYANRSGVEGTLTYCGESCVVGPDGVDLARARSGDELLLAEIDTAALARSRADNTHLNDRRPQLYGALAREEHVR